The sequence CTTAGTTTTGAATTTATGGAAGATAATTATTTATGTATCAAATGTAAAGGTAAAGGATTGTGTGGAAAAAAATGTCCTATATTAAATAAATTTAAAATTAAAAATTTAAAAAAAACTTATTTCTCAAGTTCTTTGCCTCCAGAAATTTTTGTTAGCACATACAATTATCCAAATGTAAATAGCGGAATTTTATCTCCAGAGGAATATGGAGATACTTCTTATTACTCTTCTTCTGAAATATGGTATAAAAATAATTATGATATAGAAAAAATTTTATTCTTGAGATCAAATTTAATTTATTCAAAATTTAAAACAAAAATAAAATATGATCAAAAAAATAAATTTTTAGAAATAGCTAAAGAGATATCTTTAACAAATAAGCCTGTTTCTGCAGAAATCTTTCTTTTAAAACCAATAAAAAATAAAATTTTAATTAATAATTATTATCCCGTCATAGGAAATCCCGCTCCTCTAAAAAATATAAGATTAGGAGAAAATATAAAAACAGAAAGGAAAGCAGAATATTTATTAAATGATATTGACGTAAAGGCAGAGGATGCTATAATAGAATTATATAAATCTAAATTAAAAATAGAGCAGATAATAAGACTTTTATCTGTTGGGAATTTAGGAAGGAAAAAAGAAAGAAAATTAGTTCCTACAAGATGGAGTATTACTGCTACAGATGATATTATCTCAAGAAAACTTTTAGAAAAAATAAAAACATATCAAGAAATTTCTGAAATTTTAGTTTTTAATTCCTACTACATAGGAAATCATTATGAATTTATATTAATTCCAGACAAATTCTCCTTTGAAGTTATAGAAGCAAAGCTAACTGGAAGTGTATGGAACCCTAACATGCCAACATATTTTGCAATAGACTATGAAGATTTTTATGGAAGGAAAAAATATGCTAAAAATGTAACTGGAGCATATTATGCAAATAGATTAGCTTTATGTGAGTATTTAAAAAAAATAAAAAGACAAGCTGCTTGTTTAGTAATTAGAGAATGCAGAAAAGAGTATTATGCTCCTTGTGGTGTTGGTGTATTGAGAGAAGCAAGCAGAGGGGCTTTTTCTAAAGAAGCTGAAAGATTCTCTAGCTTAAAAGATGCTTTTGAAGTCATACAAAAAAGATTAAAATTACCTATAAAAAATTTTATAGAAAAATCTTGGTTAATAAAAAAATATAAAGAACAAAAAAAGATAACTTACTATTTATCTAACTAAAAAAATCAAAAGAGTTTCAATTAAAGCTGCTAAAAAGAGTAATGGTAAAATAACATAAATAAATATTTCCAATATTAAGGAAAATTCTTTAAAAAATTTATCTTTAAAATTCTTTCCTTTTTTTAAAATAGAAATACCTAACTTTAAACCAAAAGCGAAAGATAAGAGAACCGCAAATAATTCAAATATACCATGTGGCAATAATTTCCATAGATTCATTACATCATTATTTTTTATTGAAAACTTTATTATATAACCTAATATATAACCATTAATTAAAGTTAAAAATAATGGATAAATTCCAAAAAATAAACCAAAAATTAAACCAAAAAAAGCTGTTTTTAAATTATTTTGAAAAATAAAAATAAAAATTTGAAAAAAATTCATTCCTTCTGTGATCTTTAATATTTCTTTAATAAGATTATTTATTTTTTCTTCTAAGGAAAAATAAAAAAAATATCCTAATATACTAGAAAAAAAATAAAGAATTAAAATAAAATAAATATAATTTCTATTTTTTTTTATATAATTAATATATTTTACATATTTATTCATTTTTATCTAAAAATCTTTCTTAATAAATTTACTTTATTCCTATATTTTCTTTTTAAATAAAATCCATACAATAAACCTATAATAAGACCTCCTAAATGGGCAGTATTTGCAATAGTTAAACCTAAACTAATAGAAACTGCCCATAGAGCCAAAAGCATAAAAAGCATTCCTAACCAAAGGGGCATTGGTAAAAAGAAAAATACATAAACTTTTATTTTCGGCAATAAAATCATTAATAAACCACCCAAAGCAAATAAAGCACCAGAAGCTCCAACAGCATAAGAATTAATGTCTTTATTGAATAAAAAACTAAACAAAACAAAAAATAAAGCTGCAAAAATTCCACTTAAAATGTAAAATCTAAAAAATCTTTTTCTACCAATAATTTTTTCAACAAAATTCCCAATAAAAAATAAAGAAATCATATTGGCAAATAAATGGAATGAATTAGCATGCATAAAAAAATGGGTTATGATTGTCCATAAGTATTTTCCTTTCAAAATAAATAATGGATTTAAAGCTAAATATTTTGTTAAATCTAATTGAACTATAAAAAAAATATTAAATATAAAGAAAAAAAGTATATTTATTATGATAATTAAATTTGTAACACTAATAAAAAAATATTTATTTCTCATTTTTTCTTTTTAAAAGATTTTTTTATAATCTTTTTCTTATTTTTTAATCTATCTTTTCTCTTTTTTTCTTTTAATATAGCCTCTCTTCTTTTTTTATTTTTTTCCTCTTTTAAAGACAAATCTTTTATTTCTTCCTCTACATTTTTTATTTGTTTTTCTTTCTTTTCTATAAGAGACTTTAATTCATTTATCAAAAAAGAATTATCTTTTAATTCATAAATGTTTCCACATTCTGGACAGGTAAAATTATTAAATAAAGCATTTTCTTCTGATATATCTATTACGCAAGTTTTACAGAAATAAAATCTTTTTGTTTCTCTACTCTTTAGTTTATTTATTAATTCATTTTTTTCTTTTTCTAATTCTTTCTTTAAAAATTCTAAACATCTTTTTTTATCTAATGTCCAATAATATGTATACCATCCTTTCTTATTATCTTTTTTCCTTGTAAAAGATACTATTCTATGATTAGAAAGATTATATAGTATATTTCTAACTTGATTTATTGTAAGATTTAATTTTTTTGTTATTAAAAATTCATTAACATTTTTTTTATTTTCTAAAATTTTAAGTATATTTACAGCTTGTTTACCAATAACTCTTTCTATAGCATTTTCTAATAATTTTTGTTGCATCTTCTATTTTAATAATTTTTATTTTCTATAGTTCTTATTTTAATAGGCTATTAAAGATTATATATCTTTTGTTTTTAAAAGATAGTAACTACTTTATAGTTTATGCAAAAATATTTATATATAGAAAGAGAATTTTTTTTATGGCTTTATTTAAAAGGAAAAGAGAAGAAAAAAATATAGAACTTCCAGAATTACCTAATTTACCAGAATTTCCGCCAATTTCTTCGATAAGTCAAAATAAAGACTTAAATTTTTATGAAAAAGATTTTGAAAAAAGAGATAGAGATTTAGAATTGTCCCCGCTTCCTTCTTTTAAGGAAAATGATAAATTAAAAGAAGAAGTAACAAAAACTATAATTAAAGAGGATATAAATGATACAAATAAAAAATTTATAAAAGAGGATATAGAAGAAGAAAATCTAGAAAAATCTTTTTATAACTATGATAAAGAAGAAAAAGAAGAATTAGAGGTAATAAAACCGCAAATAAAAGCTCCTTTGATAAAAGAAATTGACAAAAAATTTGAAAAAGATTTTGAAAAAGAAGATTTAAAAGAAATTAAAATAAATAACAAAACATCGAATGAAAAAAAAGGTCCTTTATTTATTAGAATTGATAAATATAAAAATGCTATAGAAAAAATACAAGATGTAAAACAGCAATTAATGGAAATAGAAAAAATGTTAAGAGATATAAAAGAATTGAAAGAAAAAGAAGAATTTGAAATAATTGAGTGGGAAAAAGAAATACAATCTGCAAAATCAAAAATAGATAGTATTGACAAACTTCTTTTTTCAGAATTAGAAGAATAGTGCTTTAAATAAAAATGGAAAAAAAAATATATCTAAAAAAAGATTTTTATGAAGTAATTAAATCGAAAAAGGATTTATTAGGTATAGAATTAAGTTTAATTAAAATTTTACAAATTATAAAAAGGTATTCTTTCTTAAGAAAAAAAGAAATTTTATTAAAGATACAAATTAAAGAAAAATTAAAAAATATACATTCTGAAATAAATTACATTTTTTTAAATTATTTACCAAAAATAGAAGAAAAAAGTGAAGATATTAAAAAAAATAAAAAAACTTTATTATTAAAAGATAAAAAAGAAATAAAAAATAAGGATGTTTTAGAATTAGAGTTGAGAGAAATACAAAGAAAATTAAAAGAATTAGAAAATTTTTAAAATAATGAAGTAAAAAGAATCTTTAATATCTTTTTAAAAATAAATAAAGAAAAATTTTTAAGTAAGAGTAATCTAGAAAATTAATAAATATGAGATTATTCTTTTTTATGATAATTCACAATTTTTTTTATTTTTAATGCTATTTCTTTAGATTTTAAAAAAACATCTTCTGAAGAAAAGCCATATATTTTCCATCCAAATGATTTTATTGTAGAATATTTCTTTTTAAGAGTATTATTCTTTTCCTTTATACTTTCTCCTATTATCTCAATTACAATTTTTTCTTTTGGAAAAGCAAAATCAACTTGATAATTTCCAATAGAATACATAATCTTAGGAAAGATTCCTATATTATTCAATTCTTTAAGTAACTCCTTTTTCGCCTTTATATTTATATCTTCAACTTCTTTAATTTCCTCTTTTGGTATTTCAAAATATTCTTCCTTTTTTTTAAATTTATTCTTAAAAAATTTTATTAAACCCATATTTATCAAAAGATTTTACTCTTTTTAAACTTTTGTTATATCTTTACATTTTTAAATAAACAGTAAAATTTATATAGAACGAATGTTTATTAAAAGGAATGGAAAAAGACATGAAAGAAATAGGTAAAGTTACTCATTTCTTTGACAAAATAAGTGTTGCTGTTGTTGAACTTACAGATTCCTTGGAAGTAGGAGATAAAATAAAGATAAAAGGAACTACAACTGATTTTGAACAAGAAGTAAAGGAAATGCAAATTGAACATCAAAAAATTGAAAAAGCAAAGGCAGGTGACTTAATTGGATTGAAGGTTGAAGAAAAAGTAAGAGTTAATGATAAAGTTTATCTTTTAGGATGAGTATTTTATAATAAAATCTATGTAAGGGAAATAAAGGATGTATAAATAGAAGAAAAAGTTAAAAATAATCTTATAAAAATTTATAAAAGATTATTTTGCTTCTTGAATTAATTTAATTCCTGTTATTAAAGCCCAAATCCACATAGATATAATTAAAGGAATTCCTATTAGAATAAAACTTAAAGGAATTCCTATCAAAAATAAAATTAATTGTATAATTCCTTCATCTGTTTTTCCTCCGATTAAACTTCCTAGACCTGGAAGAATTAAAATATTAATTAACAAAGATACAATTGCAATATCTCTACTTATTTTTTCTTTTTTAGCCATCTATACTAAGTATTTAATTTGATTTATAAATTTTCTTTTTTAGATCATTCTAAAATTGCTTTTATCCTTCTAATTCCAGAAGCAACTGCTTCTTCTTTTACTATTTTAAATTTACCTAATTCTTTTGTATTTTTTACATGTGGGCCAGAGCATATTTCTTTAGAAAAATCTCCTATAAAATAAACAGAAACTTTATCTTTGTATTTATTTTCAAATACTCCTTCTGCTCCAATAGACTTTGCCTCTTCTAAAGACATTTCTTTTTTTACCACTTCTAATTTTTCTTTTATTTTTTGATTCACAAGATCTTCAATTTTTTTTAATTCCTCATTTGTTAATTTTCTCTGAAAATTAAAATCAAATCTTAACCTTTCTGCTGTAATATTACTTCCTTTTTGATGTATGTTATTATCTTTTAATATTATCTTCAATGCCCGATTAAGCAAATGAGTTGCTGTGTGTAATTTAGTTACTTGTTCACTATTATCTGCTAACCCAGATTTAAAAACCCCGGCAGATGCTGTTCTGCTCAACTCTTGGTGTTTTTTAAGTTCTTTTTTGAAACCGTCTACATCTAATTTAATTTTTTTCTCTTTTGCTAATTCTTCTATCATCTCTAGAGGAAAACCATAACTTTGGTATAATAAAAAAGCATCTTTCCCTTCTAAAATTCTTTTATTTTTTATTATTTTTTCAAATAATTTTTCTCCTAAACTTAAAGTTTTTAAGAATTTCTTTTCTTCTTCTTCTAAAACTTTTATTATATGTTCTTTTTTTTCTTTTAAGTTTTTGTAATCATCATAAATATCAAAAACGCTTAAAGCAATTTCTTTTATAGAAAAATTTATTTCTAATTTTTTTAAATATCTTATTGCTCTTCTTATTAGTCTTCTTAATACATATCCTCTTTCTATATTACTCGGAATAACACCATCTGAAATTATAAAAACACTAGCTTTAATATGATCTGCTATAATTCTCATCTCTCGTTTATTTTTTTCATAAGATTTTTTAGTTATTTCTTCTATTTTTTTTATTATTGGAAGAAAACAATCTGTAAGAAACATATCTTTATTGTTGAGTATAGCTAAAGTTCTTTCAACACCCATACCAGTATCAACATTTTTCTGTTTTAATTCACTATAACTTCCATCAGGATTTTTATTATATTGCATAAAAACATCATTCCATATTTCATATCCATTCACAAACATTTCTGTATCAGGACCACACGGCCCTGTATTTCCAGCAGGACCCCACCAATTATGATTTCTATCTAAAAATTTTATTTTATTTATTCCTAAACTTTTCCATATTTCACTAGATTCTATATCTTTTTCTGCAACTTCATCTCCAGCAAAACAACTTACTTCAATTCTCTCTATAGGAATTTTTAATATTTTAGTTAAAAATTCAAAGCTCATTTCTATTGCTTCTTTTTTGAAATAATCTCCCAAACTCCAATTTCCCAACATTTCAAAAAAAGTTAAATGAAAATCATCTCCAACTTCTTCTATATCGTTAGTTCTAATACATCTTTGTACATTGACTAATCTTTTTCCTTGTGGGTGTTTTTCTCCTAATAAAAATGGTACAAGAGGATGCATTCCAGCTGTAGTAAATAAAACAGTTGGATCATTTTCTGGCACAAGAGAAGCATTTGGAATCTCTTTATGTCCTCTAGATTTAAAAAAATCTATATATGCTTTAATTAATTTTTTTCTTGTCCATTCCTCTTTTTCCATTTTTATTCTATATATATAGATGGTTTGTTTGGTTTAGCTTTTTGAGATTTATTTTGAGGATCATATTTATTTTTATCATTCACTGAAAAGATTTGAATATTTAAATTTAGTTCTTTTTCTAATTTTTTCTTTTCTCTATTGTATAATTCAATTTCATTTGGTATTACATAAAGAAAAACTTTTTTGGCTTCTTTATTATTTTTTTCTTTTAATATTTTCATTATATTTTTAATATCCTCTACAGTTTTATCTATTATTTTTTCTTCTTCCTCAAATTTTTCATTAATTTTACTTTCATCTGCTACAGGCCATTTTTCTAAACTTATAAAATTTTTATTTCCTAACTTATTCCATAATTCTTCGGTTATGTGAGGACAAAATGGGGATAATAATTTAAGAAAAATTTCTATATCTTCTTTAGATATTTTTTCTTCTGATTCTATATAATCAAAAAGTTTTTTTAATTTTATTATAGCTAAATTATATCTCAAATTTTCTATATCATCTGTTACTTCTTTTATAGTTTTATTTAATTTAGATTCTAATTTAGCACTTGATTTTCCAAAGTTATTATTTATTTTTTTAAAATATTTAAAAAGTCTATTAATAAATCTAAAACTTCCTTCTATTCCGCTAGAACTCCAAACGAGATCTTTATCCAAAGATGCTTGCGACATTAAAAATAATCTTGCTGTATCAATTCCATATTTTTTACTTATTTCTTCTGGCAATACAACATTGCCTCTTGATTTACTCATAACATAGCCATCATTACCATGTAACATTCCTTGGTTAAATAAATGTATTGCTGGTTCATCTATTTTTATTAATCCTAAATCTCTTAAGAATTTTGTATAAAATCTAAAATAGATTAAATGCATACAAGCGTGTTCAGCACCTCCTATATATAAATCAATAGGAACCCAATAGTTTGCTTTTTCTTTATCAAAGATTTCTTTATTATTTTTTGGATCAGTATATCTTAAGAAATACCAACTACTATTCACAAAAGTATCCATTGTGTCTGTTTCTCTTTTTGCTTTTCCTTTACATTTAGGACATTTTGTATTTATCCATTTTTTTGCTGTGTTTAATGGATTTCCTTCTCCGAATTTAACATTTTTTGGTAATTTTACTGGCAAATCTTCTTCAGGGACAGGAACAATTCCACATTTATCACAATAAATTATTGGTATAGGTGTTCCCCAATATCTTTGTCTTGAAATAAGCCAATCTCTTAGTTTGTAGTTTATTGTTGCTTTACCTAAATTATTTTTTTCTAAAAATTCTGTTATTTTTTTTCTTGCTTCTCTACTATCTAAACCATTAAAAATATCTGAATTAACAACTATTCCTTCCTCTGTATATGCTTCTGTCATTTCTTTTTCTGATAATTTCTTATTATATGGCTGTATTACAATTTTTATAGGAATACTATATTTCTTTGCAAATTCAAAATCTCTTTGATCATGAGCAGGAACTGCCATGACTATTCCAGAAGCATAGTCTGCAATAACAAAATT is a genomic window of Candidatus Pacearchaeota archaeon containing:
- a CDS encoding stage II sporulation protein M, which produces MNKYVKYINYIKKNRNYIYFILILYFFSSILGYFFYFSLEEKINNLIKEILKITEGMNFFQIFIFIFQNNLKTAFFGLIFGLFFGIYPLFLTLINGYILGYIIKFSIKNNDVMNLWKLLPHGIFELFAVLLSFAFGLKLGISILKKGKNFKDKFFKEFSLILEIFIYVILPLLFLAALIETLLIFLVR
- a CDS encoding rhomboid family intramembrane serine protease, whose protein sequence is MRNKYFFISVTNLIIIINILFFFIFNIFFIVQLDLTKYLALNPLFILKGKYLWTIITHFFMHANSFHLFANMISLFFIGNFVEKIIGRKRFFRFYILSGIFAALFFVLFSFLFNKDINSYAVGASGALFALGGLLMILLPKIKVYVFFFLPMPLWLGMLFMLLALWAVSISLGLTIANTAHLGGLIIGLLYGFYLKRKYRNKVNLLRKIFR
- a CDS encoding DUF559 domain-containing protein, with translation MGLIKFFKNKFKKKEEYFEIPKEEIKEVEDINIKAKKELLKELNNIGIFPKIMYSIGNYQVDFAFPKEKIVIEIIGESIKEKNNTLKKKYSTIKSFGWKIYGFSSEDVFLKSKEIALKIKKIVNYHKKE
- a CDS encoding translation elongation factor-like protein; translated protein: MEKDMKEIGKVTHFFDKISVAVVELTDSLEVGDKIKIKGTTTDFEQEVKEMQIEHQKIEKAKAGDLIGLKVEEKVRVNDKVYLLG
- a CDS encoding alanine--tRNA ligase, with protein sequence MEKEEWTRKKLIKAYIDFFKSRGHKEIPNASLVPENDPTVLFTTAGMHPLVPFLLGEKHPQGKRLVNVQRCIRTNDIEEVGDDFHLTFFEMLGNWSLGDYFKKEAIEMSFEFLTKILKIPIERIEVSCFAGDEVAEKDIESSEIWKSLGINKIKFLDRNHNWWGPAGNTGPCGPDTEMFVNGYEIWNDVFMQYNKNPDGSYSELKQKNVDTGMGVERTLAILNNKDMFLTDCFLPIIKKIEEITKKSYEKNKREMRIIADHIKASVFIISDGVIPSNIERGYVLRRLIRRAIRYLKKLEINFSIKEIALSVFDIYDDYKNLKEKKEHIIKVLEEEEKKFLKTLSLGEKLFEKIIKNKRILEGKDAFLLYQSYGFPLEMIEELAKEKKIKLDVDGFKKELKKHQELSRTASAGVFKSGLADNSEQVTKLHTATHLLNRALKIILKDNNIHQKGSNITAERLRFDFNFQRKLTNEELKKIEDLVNQKIKEKLEVVKKEMSLEEAKSIGAEGVFENKYKDKVSVYFIGDFSKEICSGPHVKNTKELGKFKIVKEEAVASGIRRIKAILE
- the leuS gene encoding leucine--tRNA ligase; protein product: MKKIKEINFSAIEKKWQKKWEEKKIFQVKEDNKKKKFYVLEMFPYPSGSGLHMGHAFNYIIGDIYARFKRMLGYNVLYPMGYDSLGLPAENAAIKEGIHPKLYTEKAIKNFIKQQKSLGLSYDWSRVIKTHDSDYYKWDQWIFLKMFEKGLVYRKKAPVNFCKKCNTVLANEQVHDGKCWRHTDTEIEIRNLEQWFFKITAYADELYEDIDKLEKWPERIKIMQKNWIGKSYGTEIIFKINNEDWKIFTTRPDTLYGVTFLVISAQHPRLMELVTNEQKEEVNKFLKKLRSTSEKELKELEKEGVFTGSYAIHPLTKEKIPVYAGNFVIADYASGIVMAVPAHDQRDFEFAKKYSIPIKIVIQPYNKKLSEKEMTEAYTEEGIVVNSDIFNGLDSREARKKITEFLEKNNLGKATINYKLRDWLISRQRYWGTPIPIIYCDKCGIVPVPEEDLPVKLPKNVKFGEGNPLNTAKKWINTKCPKCKGKAKRETDTMDTFVNSSWYFLRYTDPKNNKEIFDKEKANYWVPIDLYIGGAEHACMHLIYFRFYTKFLRDLGLIKIDEPAIHLFNQGMLHGNDGYVMSKSRGNVVLPEEISKKYGIDTARLFLMSQASLDKDLVWSSSGIEGSFRFINRLFKYFKKINNNFGKSSAKLESKLNKTIKEVTDDIENLRYNLAIIKLKKLFDYIESEEKISKEDIEIFLKLLSPFCPHITEELWNKLGNKNFISLEKWPVADESKINEKFEEEEKIIDKTVEDIKNIMKILKEKNNKEAKKVFLYVIPNEIELYNREKKKLEKELNLNIQIFSVNDKNKYDPQNKSQKAKPNKPSIYIE